The following are encoded together in the Rhinopithecus roxellana isolate Shanxi Qingling chromosome 5, ASM756505v1, whole genome shotgun sequence genome:
- the BTBD7 gene encoding BTB/POZ domain-containing protein 7 isoform X2: MGANASNYPHSCSPRVGGNSQAQQTFIGTSSYSQQGYGCESKLYSLDHGHEKPQDKKKRTSGLATLKKKFIKRRKSNRSADHAKQMRELLSGWDVRDVNALVEEYEGTSALKELSLQASLARPEARTLQKDMADLYEYKYCTDVDLIFQETCFPVHRAILAARCPFFKTLLSSSPEYGAEIIMDINTAGIDMPMFSALLHYLYTGEFGMEDSRFQNVDILVQLSEEFGTPNSLDVDMRGLFDYMCYYDVVLSFSSDSELVEAFGGSQNCLDEELKAHKAVISARSPFFRNLLQRRIRTGEEITDRTLRTPTRIILDESIIPKKYAKVILHCMYTDVVDLSVLHCSPSVGSLSEVQALVAGKPNMTRAEEAMELYHIALFLEFNMLAQEETTVSRPACAAELSNSCLLPQSYI, translated from the exons ATGGGTGCTAATGCATCTAATTATCCTCATTCATGTTCCCCGAGGGTAGGGGGAAATTCACAGGCCCAACAGACTTTTATAG gGACATCATCCTATTCTCAGCAAGGCTATGGTTGCGAATCAAAATTGTATAGCCTTGACCATGGCCATGAGAAACcacaagacaaaaaaaagagaacctcTGGCCTTGCCACCCTCAAAAAGAAGTTTATTAAGCGTCGGAAATCTAATAGGTCTGCCGATCATGCCAAGCAGATGCGAGAACTCCTCTCTGGGTGGGATGTTAGAGATGTCAATGCATTAGTGGAGGAATATGAGGGAACGTCAGCATTAAAGGAGCTTTCTCTACAAGCCAGTTTGGCTAGACCAGAAGCCCGGACATTGCAGAAAGATATGGCTGATCTTTATGAGTACAAGTATTGTACTGATGTAGACTTAATATTTCAAGAAACTTGTTTTCCTGTTCATCGTGCCATTTTGGCAGCAAggtgtccattttttaaaacactgcttTCTTCCTCACCTGAGTATGGGGCAGAGATAATAATGGACATCAATACAGCTGGTATTGATATGCCCATGTTTTCTGCTTTGTTACACTACCTTTATACAGGAGAGTTTGGAATGGAGGACTCAAGGTTTCAAAATGTCGATATCCTTGTTCAGCTTAGTGAAGAATTTGGAACACCAAATTCCCTTGATGTAGATATGCGTGGACTCTTTGATTACATGTGTTATTATGATGTCGTCCTTAGTTTTTCTTCAGACTCGGAACTGGTTGAAGCTTTTGGTGGAAGTCAGAACTGTTTAGATGAAGAGCTCAAAGCCCACAAGGCTGTTATTTCTGCACGGTCCCCATTTTTTCGAAATTTATTACAAAGGAGGATACGAACTGGTGAAGAAATCACAGACCGAACTTTGAGGACTCCCACAAGAATTATATTAGATGAGTCCATTATAccaaaaaaatatgcaaaagtgATATTACACTGTATGTATACCGACGTGGTGGACCTCTCTGTTTTGCACTGTAGCCCCTCTGTGGGGAGTCTCAGTGAAGTTCAGGCTCTCGTCGCAGGGAAGCCAAACATGACCAGGGCAGAAGAAGCCATGGAACTTTACCACATAGCACTGTTCTTGGAATTTAACATGCTTGCACAAG AGGAGACTACAGTCAGCAGGCCTGCCTGTGCAGCAGAGCTTTCAAACAGCTGTTTACTGCCTCAGTCTTACATATGA